One Manduca sexta isolate Smith_Timp_Sample1 chromosome 26, JHU_Msex_v1.0, whole genome shotgun sequence genomic region harbors:
- the LOC115446860 gene encoding uncharacterized protein LOC115446860 isoform X4, which translates to MSSGGSSARPSAAPARRECTAQARPLHARSFKLRFAPQREPGRSYVSLVKPFALPATVTDKFYTRPECEGDAGVEEGTALQRIQDMFTLGPRDKHVAPLTSAHVYGWWWDQISTLEQVPRSDRRLHHHIHDSQWLKECLRVLAADDKLKQK; encoded by the exons ATGTCGTCGGGCGGTAGCTCGGCGCGACCgagcgcggcgccggcgcggcgGGAGTGCACTGCGCAGGCGCGGCCGCTGCACGCGCGCTCCTTCAAGCTTCGTTTCGCGCCGCAGCGCGAGCCGGGCCGCTCGTACGTGTCGCTCGTGAAGCCTTTCGCATTGC CGGCGACGGTGACGGACAAGTTCTACACGCGCCCGGAGTGCGAGGGTGATGCGGGGGTGGAGGAGGGGACGGCGCTGCAGCGCATCCAGGACATGTTCACGCTCGGGCCGCGGGACAAGCACGTCGCGCCGCTCACCTCCGCACACGT ATACGGATGGTGGTGGGACCAGATATCAACACTGGAGCAAGTACCGCGCAGCGATCGACGACTGCACCACCACATACACGACTCACAGTGGCTGAAGGAATGCCTGCGAGTGCTCGCCGCCGACGATAAACTCAAGCAAAAATAA
- the LOC115446860 gene encoding uncharacterized protein LOC115446860 isoform X3, protein MSSGGSSARPSAAPARRECTAQARPLHARSFKLRFAPQREPGRSYVSLVKPFALRQFLLAATVTDKFYTRPECEGDAGVEEGTALQRIQDMFTLGPRDKHVAPLTSAHVYGWWWDQISTLEQVPRSDRRLHHHIHDSQWLKECLRVLAADDKLKQK, encoded by the exons ATGTCGTCGGGCGGTAGCTCGGCGCGACCgagcgcggcgccggcgcggcgGGAGTGCACTGCGCAGGCGCGGCCGCTGCACGCGCGCTCCTTCAAGCTTCGTTTCGCGCCGCAGCGCGAGCCGGGCCGCTCGTACGTGTCGCTCGTGAAGCCTTTCGCATTGCGTCAGTTCCTTTTAG CGGCGACGGTGACGGACAAGTTCTACACGCGCCCGGAGTGCGAGGGTGATGCGGGGGTGGAGGAGGGGACGGCGCTGCAGCGCATCCAGGACATGTTCACGCTCGGGCCGCGGGACAAGCACGTCGCGCCGCTCACCTCCGCACACGT ATACGGATGGTGGTGGGACCAGATATCAACACTGGAGCAAGTACCGCGCAGCGATCGACGACTGCACCACCACATACACGACTCACAGTGGCTGAAGGAATGCCTGCGAGTGCTCGCCGCCGACGATAAACTCAAGCAAAAATAA
- the LOC115446860 gene encoding uncharacterized protein LOC115446860 isoform X1 codes for MSSGGSSARPSAAPARRECTAQARPLHARSFKLRFAPQREPGRSYVSLVKPFALRQFLLAATVTDKFYTRPECEGDAGVEEGTALQRIQDMFTLGPRDKHVAPLTSAHVSVSNVYCNMFNITSAIHNQQSNNMCYRYGWWWDQISTLEQVPRSDRRLHHHIHDSQWLKECLRVLAADDKLKQK; via the exons ATGTCGTCGGGCGGTAGCTCGGCGCGACCgagcgcggcgccggcgcggcgGGAGTGCACTGCGCAGGCGCGGCCGCTGCACGCGCGCTCCTTCAAGCTTCGTTTCGCGCCGCAGCGCGAGCCGGGCCGCTCGTACGTGTCGCTCGTGAAGCCTTTCGCATTGCGTCAGTTCCTTTTAG CGGCGACGGTGACGGACAAGTTCTACACGCGCCCGGAGTGCGAGGGTGATGCGGGGGTGGAGGAGGGGACGGCGCTGCAGCGCATCCAGGACATGTTCACGCTCGGGCCGCGGGACAAGCACGTCGCGCCGCTCACCTCCGCACACGTGTCCGTCtctaatgtttattgtaatatgtttaatatcaCAAGTGCGATTCATAACCAGCAAAGTAACAATATGTGCTACAGATACGGATGGTGGTGGGACCAGATATCAACACTGGAGCAAGTACCGCGCAGCGATCGACGACTGCACCACCACATACACGACTCACAGTGGCTGAAGGAATGCCTGCGAGTGCTCGCCGCCGACGATAAACTCAAGCAAAAATAA
- the LOC115446860 gene encoding uncharacterized protein LOC115446860 isoform X2, giving the protein MSSGGSSARPSAAPARRECTAQARPLHARSFKLRFAPQREPGRSYVSLVKPFALPATVTDKFYTRPECEGDAGVEEGTALQRIQDMFTLGPRDKHVAPLTSAHVSVSNVYCNMFNITSAIHNQQSNNMCYRYGWWWDQISTLEQVPRSDRRLHHHIHDSQWLKECLRVLAADDKLKQK; this is encoded by the exons ATGTCGTCGGGCGGTAGCTCGGCGCGACCgagcgcggcgccggcgcggcgGGAGTGCACTGCGCAGGCGCGGCCGCTGCACGCGCGCTCCTTCAAGCTTCGTTTCGCGCCGCAGCGCGAGCCGGGCCGCTCGTACGTGTCGCTCGTGAAGCCTTTCGCATTGC CGGCGACGGTGACGGACAAGTTCTACACGCGCCCGGAGTGCGAGGGTGATGCGGGGGTGGAGGAGGGGACGGCGCTGCAGCGCATCCAGGACATGTTCACGCTCGGGCCGCGGGACAAGCACGTCGCGCCGCTCACCTCCGCACACGTGTCCGTCtctaatgtttattgtaatatgtttaatatcaCAAGTGCGATTCATAACCAGCAAAGTAACAATATGTGCTACAGATACGGATGGTGGTGGGACCAGATATCAACACTGGAGCAAGTACCGCGCAGCGATCGACGACTGCACCACCACATACACGACTCACAGTGGCTGAAGGAATGCCTGCGAGTGCTCGCCGCCGACGATAAACTCAAGCAAAAATAA
- the LOC115446869 gene encoding uncharacterized protein LOC115446869 translates to MEAKAAPRIKTSQRRIQYKSSAWCVHEFEVWSGELVCRVAALRMKDSLLLWIGGNAKPALVEVAAGVPMPPSNGSARAGLATALISGDGVAVTLARRLSATLVRPVYVCCGATFDRFTAPLVERGLIAEIKSRPECF, encoded by the coding sequence ATGGAAGCAAAAGCGGCACCGCGAATAAAAACATCACAGCGGCGCATTCAATACAAGAGCAGTGCCTGGTGCGTTCACGAATTTGAGGTCTGGAGTGGTGAATTGGTGTGTCGAGTAGCTGCCTTGCGTATGAAAGATTCCCTATTGCTTTGGATCGGTGGCAACGCCAAGCCCGCACTGGTAGAAGTGGCAGCCGGGGTGCCTATGCCACCCTCCAATGGGTCTGCGCGCGCCGGACTCGCCACTGCTCTGATCAGCGGCGACGGCGTGGCAGTGACACTGGCGCGAAGGCTGTCCGCTACGCTGGTGCGACCTGTGTACGTGTGTTGCGGCGCCACCTTTGACCGTTTCACCGCACCGCTGGTGGAGCGCGGACTCATTGCCGAAATAAAGAGCAGACCAGAATGTTTCTAG